One genomic window of uncultured delta proteobacterium includes the following:
- the NIT4B gene encoding Bifunctional nitrilase/nitrile hydratase NIT4B — MSTQVRVAVVQASPIPFDKDAAVAKVARLTREAAAKGAKIVLFPEAYIPCYPRGMHFGSNVGKRTDEGRKDFRRYYEQAIPVPGEETLLLGQAAAEAGVYLNVGVIERDNGSLHCTVVFFGPDGTYLGKHRKLKPTGSERLIWSQGDGSTLTVVDTPYGTMGSVICWENYMPLLRAAMYAKGTAIYLAPTADARDSWQATIKHIALEGRCFVLSCNQYQTKDMVPTDLPGYGDLDAEPDLMCRGGSAILDPLGNYLAGPLYGEEGILVADLDLGRLAEARYDFDVVDHYARNDVFTLLVDERPQRGIEFITEDNA, encoded by the coding sequence ATGAGCACCCAAGTCCGTGTTGCCGTTGTCCAGGCATCACCCATTCCTTTTGACAAGGACGCCGCCGTCGCCAAAGTGGCCAGGCTGACCAGGGAAGCCGCGGCCAAGGGCGCGAAGATCGTCCTGTTCCCCGAGGCGTACATCCCCTGTTACCCGCGGGGCATGCATTTCGGCTCCAATGTCGGCAAGCGCACCGACGAAGGCCGCAAGGACTTCCGCCGGTATTACGAGCAGGCCATCCCCGTTCCCGGCGAGGAAACCCTTCTTCTCGGGCAGGCGGCGGCGGAAGCGGGCGTGTACCTGAACGTGGGGGTAATCGAGCGGGATAACGGGAGTTTGCACTGCACGGTGGTCTTCTTCGGCCCGGATGGGACGTACCTCGGCAAACACCGCAAGCTCAAGCCCACCGGGTCCGAACGCCTTATCTGGAGCCAGGGGGACGGCAGCACCCTGACCGTTGTTGATACCCCTTACGGCACAATGGGCTCGGTCATCTGCTGGGAAAACTACATGCCGCTCCTGCGGGCCGCGATGTACGCCAAAGGCACCGCGATCTACCTCGCGCCCACGGCCGACGCCAGGGACAGCTGGCAGGCCACCATCAAACACATCGCTCTGGAGGGCCGCTGCTTCGTGCTTTCCTGCAACCAGTACCAGACCAAGGACATGGTCCCCACTGACCTGCCCGGCTACGGGGACCTGGACGCCGAGCCGGATCTCATGTGCCGGGGCGGCAGCGCCATCCTGGACCCCCTGGGCAACTATCTGGCGGGCCCGCTGTACGGCGAGGAAGGCATCCTGGTGGCGGATCTCGACCTTGGCCGCCTGGCCGAAGCCCGGTACGACTTTGACGTTGTCGATCACTACGCCCGGAACGACGTGTTCACCTTGCTCGTTGACGAACGGCCGCAGAGGGGCATAGAGTTCATCACGGAAG
- a CDS encoding TRAP dicarboxylate transporter, DctM subunit yields the protein MSEVLFLSLAALVVLNVPIAISIGFATFIAIAFSGKVPLFLVAQRMFTGMDSFPLLAIPLFMVAGVLMDRGGISKRLIMLATSIVGNVHGGLGIIAILACMFFAAISGSAPATVVAIGTIMVPAMVQAGYGKPFSAALLAAAGTIGVVIPPSIPFVSYGVTMNVSIGKLFAAGILPGILMGVVLMIVCYFYCKKHGYGAGVQGRLPIWQAFKVAGWGIMMPVIILGGIYGGFFTPTEAAAVACVYSLLVGLFIYRELAVRDIIPSFHAAAVPSAMVMLIIACATAMGWVMTTEQVPLKITNTLSALTENKIALLMLINGILLVTGCIMEINASIILLGPIFAPLLLQYGIDPVHFGVIMVINLAIGLLTPPLGINLFVANSLQRDVAFKKLVINVLPMLGALLLLLLAVTYIPALSLLLADILG from the coding sequence ATGAGCGAGGTGCTTTTTCTTTCCCTGGCCGCGCTGGTCGTGCTCAACGTGCCTATCGCCATCAGTATCGGCTTCGCGACCTTCATCGCCATTGCCTTCAGCGGCAAAGTGCCCCTGTTTCTCGTGGCCCAGCGCATGTTCACGGGCATGGATTCCTTCCCCCTGCTCGCCATCCCGCTGTTCATGGTGGCGGGCGTGCTCATGGACCGCGGCGGCATATCCAAAAGGCTCATCATGCTGGCGACCAGCATCGTCGGCAACGTCCACGGGGGCCTTGGGATCATCGCCATCCTGGCCTGCATGTTCTTCGCGGCCATTTCCGGCTCGGCCCCGGCAACGGTTGTGGCCATCGGCACCATCATGGTGCCGGCCATGGTCCAGGCGGGATACGGCAAGCCGTTCTCGGCCGCCCTGCTCGCCGCCGCAGGGACCATCGGCGTGGTCATCCCGCCGAGCATCCCTTTTGTTTCCTACGGCGTCACCATGAACGTCTCCATCGGGAAACTGTTCGCGGCAGGCATTCTGCCCGGCATTCTGATGGGCGTCGTGCTCATGATCGTCTGCTATTTTTACTGCAAAAAACACGGGTACGGCGCGGGCGTGCAGGGAAGACTCCCCATCTGGCAGGCCTTCAAAGTGGCCGGCTGGGGCATCATGATGCCCGTCATCATCCTCGGCGGCATCTACGGCGGGTTCTTCACCCCCACGGAAGCCGCGGCCGTGGCCTGCGTCTACAGCCTGCTGGTCGGCCTCTTCATATACCGGGAACTGGCGGTCAGGGACATCATCCCCAGCTTTCACGCGGCGGCCGTTCCCTCGGCCATGGTCATGCTGATCATCGCCTGCGCGACAGCCATGGGATGGGTCATGACCACCGAGCAGGTGCCGCTGAAAATCACCAACACCCTGTCCGCCCTGACGGAAAACAAAATCGCCCTCCTAATGCTGATTAACGGCATTCTCCTGGTCACGGGCTGCATCATGGAGATCAACGCCTCCATTATCCTGCTCGGGCCGATATTCGCGCCGCTGCTGCTGCAGTACGGCATCGACCCCGTCCATTTCGGGGTGATTATGGTTATCAACCTGGCCATCGGCCTGCTTACGCCGCCGCTCGGGATCAACCTCTTCGTGGCGAACAGCCTGCAACGCGACGTGGCGTTCAAAAAACTGGTCATCAACGTGCTGCCCATGCTCGGCGCGCTGTTGCTGCTGCTTCTGGCCGTCACCTACATTCCCGCGCTTTCGTTGCTGCTGGCCGATATACTGGGATAA
- a CDS encoding TRAP dicarboxylate transporter, DctQ subunit, with product MHFLLRLQAVLIRIEEYIAAWLLIAMTAVVFWGILERFVIQSGFGFTDELSRYISIWAVFFGGCLGVVKNAHIGVEVFVKPLPERFQRPLAVLANTLCMAFMGLAAWYGWDYFIRLGKTTQTSPAMEIPMSLVFLAVPIGCALMCVHYLVLAAVIASGGSMESTQEEAV from the coding sequence ATGCACTTTCTGCTACGGCTCCAGGCGGTCCTTATCCGGATTGAGGAATATATCGCGGCCTGGCTGCTCATTGCCATGACGGCCGTGGTTTTCTGGGGGATTCTGGAGCGGTTCGTCATCCAGAGCGGGTTCGGCTTCACGGACGAACTCTCCCGGTATATCAGCATCTGGGCCGTCTTTTTCGGCGGCTGCCTGGGAGTTGTGAAAAACGCCCACATCGGGGTTGAGGTTTTCGTCAAACCCCTGCCCGAAAGATTCCAGCGCCCCCTGGCGGTTCTGGCGAACACCCTCTGCATGGCCTTCATGGGCCTTGCCGCCTGGTACGGCTGGGACTATTTCATACGGCTCGGCAAAACCACGCAAACCTCGCCGGCCATGGAAATTCCCATGTCCCTGGTGTTTCTCGCCGTGCCCATCGGCTGCGCCCTCATGTGCGTCCATTATCTCGTTCTGGCCGCGGTCATCGCAAGCGGCGGCAGCATGGAGAGCACCCAGGAGGAAGCCGTATGA
- a CDS encoding TRAP dicarboxylate transporter, DctP subunit, translated as MRIKSIRILAITMALCLGLGLNAASAAMTLKLGTVTPAVGDRLIEACEIFKKYVEEKTGGAITITLYPASQLGGEREMLEALQMGTLEMASLTNGPFPNFSKDILVFDIPFVFPSEAVAYTVLDGPFGDKLREKVLKDTGVRCLGFAENGFRHFTTTNKPIRVPGDVKGLKIRVMENQAHMAMIRELGGIPTPMAFAELYTALAQGVVDGQENPISLTASMRYYEVQKYLTMDGHLYCPYLFMVNEDIWKQMTADQQKIVMEGVAIWRDEERTRNKKQSDEAEHLMASKGTEIIKLTPDVHAQFQKQTAGVEDFIRKQVSPGLIEELKKAIADAQAK; from the coding sequence ATGCGCATCAAGTCCATCCGCATTCTGGCCATTACGATGGCGCTCTGCCTGGGGCTCGGTCTGAACGCCGCGTCCGCCGCCATGACGCTCAAACTCGGCACGGTCACGCCCGCCGTGGGAGACAGGCTCATTGAGGCCTGTGAAATCTTCAAAAAATACGTCGAGGAAAAAACGGGCGGCGCCATCACAATTACCCTGTACCCCGCCAGCCAGCTGGGGGGAGAACGTGAAATGCTGGAAGCCCTGCAAATGGGCACGCTGGAGATGGCCTCGCTGACCAACGGGCCCTTCCCCAACTTCTCCAAGGACATCCTGGTGTTCGACATCCCCTTTGTCTTCCCTTCCGAGGCAGTGGCCTACACGGTGCTTGACGGCCCCTTCGGCGACAAGCTCCGGGAAAAGGTGCTCAAGGACACGGGTGTGCGCTGCCTGGGTTTTGCGGAAAACGGGTTCCGCCACTTCACCACGACGAACAAACCCATCCGTGTGCCCGGCGACGTGAAGGGGCTGAAAATCCGCGTCATGGAAAACCAGGCCCACATGGCCATGATCCGCGAGCTGGGCGGCATCCCGACCCCCATGGCCTTCGCCGAACTGTACACGGCCCTTGCCCAGGGCGTTGTTGACGGCCAGGAAAACCCCATCTCCCTGACCGCCTCCATGCGTTACTACGAAGTGCAGAAATACCTCACCATGGACGGCCATCTCTATTGCCCGTACCTGTTTATGGTCAACGAGGATATCTGGAAGCAGATGACCGCCGACCAGCAGAAAATCGTGATGGAAGGCGTGGCCATCTGGCGGGATGAGGAACGCACGCGCAATAAAAAGCAATCCGACGAAGCCGAGCACCTTATGGCGTCCAAGGGCACGGAAATCATCAAGCTTACCCCTGACGTGCATGCCCAGTTCCAGAAACAAACAGCGGGCGTGGAAGATTTTATCCGCAAGCAGGTCAGCCCCGGCCTGATCGAGGAACTGAAAAAGGCGATCGCCGACGCGCAGGCGAAGTGA
- a CDS encoding hypothetical protein (Evidence 5 : No homology to any previously reported sequences) — translation MQYITRGGPGELTLLLPPAID, via the coding sequence TTGCAATATATCACCCGCGGCGGCCCGGGCGAATTGACTCTTCTTTTGCCTCCGGCCATAGACTAG
- a CDS encoding GntR family transcriptional regulator, with amino-acid sequence MVAKQRSLAEVAADKLRLMIVQGRLDLGEKIREQDLADALGLSKTPIREALLRLAAEHLVVIRPRKGTFVFSTDPEDLEDLCALRIALEQAAIRHAMQRNYARLIAALERFGEPVDKILHEDRHDMNYYLKLDFEFHRTIMNLAKNPYLTDALSAIATKVQALRYRNYYSSFFVKRSLEDHNKLYEFMRNEDAEGACAFMDVHVRRIFEPENLKLLYM; translated from the coding sequence ATGGTCGCAAAACAAAGATCACTCGCGGAAGTCGCCGCCGACAAGCTCAGGCTGATGATCGTCCAGGGCCGGCTGGATCTCGGTGAGAAGATACGGGAACAGGATCTTGCCGACGCCCTCGGGCTGAGCAAGACGCCCATCCGGGAAGCGCTGCTGCGTCTCGCGGCGGAGCATCTTGTTGTGATCAGGCCCCGCAAGGGAACCTTTGTTTTTTCCACCGACCCGGAAGATCTGGAAGATTTGTGCGCGCTGCGCATAGCCCTTGAGCAGGCGGCCATACGCCATGCCATGCAGCGCAATTACGCGCGCCTTATCGCCGCGCTGGAACGTTTCGGCGAGCCGGTGGATAAAATCCTGCACGAAGACAGGCACGACATGAACTACTATCTGAAGCTGGATTTCGAATTCCACCGGACGATCATGAACCTCGCCAAAAACCCGTATCTGACGGACGCCCTCTCCGCCATAGCCACCAAGGTGCAGGCCCTGCGGTACAGGAACTATTACAGTTCCTTTTTCGTGAAGCGGTCATTGGAAGACCATAACAAGCTGTACGAGTTCATGCGCAACGAGGATGCCGAGGGGGCGTGCGCTTTCATGGATGTGCACGTCCGCCGGATTTTCGAGCCGGAAAACCTCAAGCTGCTGTATATGTGA